A genome region from Ornithorhynchus anatinus isolate Pmale09 unplaced genomic scaffold, mOrnAna1.pri.v4 scaffold_687_arrow_ctg1, whole genome shotgun sequence includes the following:
- the LOC100081843 gene encoding myelin-oligodendrocyte glycoprotein-like isoform X1, with amino-acid sequence MTRGSKAVMKKTMGLPESFASTYLVVLLLFLQLLTLGSANFSVIGPADLILALEGEAVELPCHLDPKMSAEDMALKWFLPQPSKVVHLFENREDLFGEQTEYRGRTELLREAIDYGSVAVKIRNVRDSDEGKYICSFYDGQERKEAPLELHVVAPLFPRAFPLMVALGVIFPLLGLVIIGGLYLIWKQYRDKEKLQIELRKSLFQLHEAHVTLDPNTAHPELILLENLKQVTHGATWQDLPKNPERFDRTPCVLGSEGFTSGRHCWKVEVEDSQEWILGLCRENVRKRAIIFSPENGFWTVGR; translated from the exons ATGACTAGGGGGAGTAAGGCTG TAATGAAGAAGACGATGGGTCTCCCAGAATCCTTCGCATCCACTTACCttgttgtcctcctcctctttctccagctgCTCACACTGGGCTCAG CTAACTTTTCTGTGATTGGACCTGCCGATCTTATCCTAGCCCTGGAGGGGGAAGCTGTTGAGTTACCTTGTCACCTGGATCCCAAGATGAGTGCTGAGGATATGGCTTTGAAATGGTTCCTACCCCAGCCTTCTAAGGTCGTGCACCTGTTTGAGAATAGAGAAGATCTGTTTGGAGAGCAGACGGAGTATCGAGGAAGGACAGAGTTGCTGAGAGAAGCCATTGATTATGGGAGTGTGGCTGTGAAAATACGCAATGTCAGAGACTCTGATGAGGGAAAGTATATTTGCTCTTTCTATGATGGCCAAGAACGTAAAGAAGCCCCTCTGGAGCTGCATGTAGTCG CTCCCCTATTCCCGAGGGCTTTTCCCTTGATGGTGGCATTGGGTGTGATCTTCCCTTTGCTGGGACTGGTCATCATCGGGGGtctttatctcatctggaaacagTACAGAGACAAAG AGAAACTCCAGATTGAGCTCA GGAAGAGTTTGTTCCAGTTACACGAGG CCCACGTCACTCTGGATCCTAACACAGCGCATCCTGAACTCATCCTGCTCGAGAACCTCAAACAGGTAACCCATGGAGCCACATGGCAAGACCTGCCTAAGAACCCTGAGAGATTTGATCGGACACCCTGTGTGCTGGGCAGTGAAGGCTTCACTTCAGGGAGACATTGCTGGAAGGTGGAGGTGGAAGACTCACAAGAGTGGATTCTGGGGCTTTGTAGGGAAAATGTGAGAAAACGGGCAATTATATTTTCACCTGAGAATGGATTCTGGACTGTGGGAAGATAG
- the LOC100081843 gene encoding myelin-oligodendrocyte glycoprotein-like isoform X2 gives MKKTMGLPESFASTYLVVLLLFLQLLTLGSANFSVIGPADLILALEGEAVELPCHLDPKMSAEDMALKWFLPQPSKVVHLFENREDLFGEQTEYRGRTELLREAIDYGSVAVKIRNVRDSDEGKYICSFYDGQERKEAPLELHVVAPLFPRAFPLMVALGVIFPLLGLVIIGGLYLIWKQYRDKEKLQIELRKSLFQLHEAHVTLDPNTAHPELILLENLKQVTHGATWQDLPKNPERFDRTPCVLGSEGFTSGRHCWKVEVEDSQEWILGLCRENVRKRAIIFSPENGFWTVGR, from the exons ATGAAGAAGACGATGGGTCTCCCAGAATCCTTCGCATCCACTTACCttgttgtcctcctcctctttctccagctgCTCACACTGGGCTCAG CTAACTTTTCTGTGATTGGACCTGCCGATCTTATCCTAGCCCTGGAGGGGGAAGCTGTTGAGTTACCTTGTCACCTGGATCCCAAGATGAGTGCTGAGGATATGGCTTTGAAATGGTTCCTACCCCAGCCTTCTAAGGTCGTGCACCTGTTTGAGAATAGAGAAGATCTGTTTGGAGAGCAGACGGAGTATCGAGGAAGGACAGAGTTGCTGAGAGAAGCCATTGATTATGGGAGTGTGGCTGTGAAAATACGCAATGTCAGAGACTCTGATGAGGGAAAGTATATTTGCTCTTTCTATGATGGCCAAGAACGTAAAGAAGCCCCTCTGGAGCTGCATGTAGTCG CTCCCCTATTCCCGAGGGCTTTTCCCTTGATGGTGGCATTGGGTGTGATCTTCCCTTTGCTGGGACTGGTCATCATCGGGGGtctttatctcatctggaaacagTACAGAGACAAAG AGAAACTCCAGATTGAGCTCA GGAAGAGTTTGTTCCAGTTACACGAGG CCCACGTCACTCTGGATCCTAACACAGCGCATCCTGAACTCATCCTGCTCGAGAACCTCAAACAGGTAACCCATGGAGCCACATGGCAAGACCTGCCTAAGAACCCTGAGAGATTTGATCGGACACCCTGTGTGCTGGGCAGTGAAGGCTTCACTTCAGGGAGACATTGCTGGAAGGTGGAGGTGGAAGACTCACAAGAGTGGATTCTGGGGCTTTGTAGGGAAAATGTGAGAAAACGGGCAATTATATTTTCACCTGAGAATGGATTCTGGACTGTGGGAAGATAG